A DNA window from Phoenix dactylifera cultivar Barhee BC4 chromosome 13, palm_55x_up_171113_PBpolish2nd_filt_p, whole genome shotgun sequence contains the following coding sequences:
- the LOC103720212 gene encoding 40S ribosomal protein S7-like: MFTARKKIQKDKGLEPSEFEESVAQALCYLENSNQELKSDLKDLYINSAVQMDVAGNRKAVVIHIPYRLRKAYRKIHVRLVRELEKKFSGKDVILIATRRILRPPKQGSAVVRPRSRTLTAVHDATLEDVVYPAEIVGRRVRYHLDGSKIIKIFLDPKERNNTEYKLETFTGVYRKLCGKDVVFEYPATESA, from the exons ATGTTTACTGCacggaagaaaattcagaaggaCAAGGGCCTTGAGCCATCAGAGTTTGAGGAGAGTGTTGCTCAG GCATTATGTTATTTGGAGAACAGTAACCAGGAGTTGAAGAGTGACCTGAAAGACCTTTACATCAATTCGGCAGT TCAAATGGATGTAGCTGGCAACCGGAAAGCTGTTGTTATACATATACCCTACAGACTTCGGAAAGCCTATAGGAAGATTCATGTGAGGCTTGTAAGAGAGTTGGAGAAGAAGTTCAGTGGCAAA GATGTGATTCTTATTGCAACACGAAGGATATTGAGGCCACCCAAGCAAGGTTCAGCTGTTGTGCGCCCTCGCAGCCGCACCCTCACTGCTGTTCATGATGCCACCTTGGAAGATGTTGTGTACCCAGCAGAAATTGTTGGGAGGCGTGTAAGATATCATTTGGATGGATCCAAGATCATCAAG ATTTTTCTGGACCCAAAGGAACGCAACAACACCGAATATAAGCTGGAAACATTCACTGGAGTCTACCGCAAGCTTTGTGGGAAAGATGTGGTGTTCGAATATCCAGCGACCGAGAGTGCATGA
- the LOC103720210 gene encoding uncharacterized protein LOC103720210, with protein MAASLGDLLHENGSAADSDADSDVAGPDGYYRPISAYDDRSASDSDDDGGGFGVSFPVRSNGGSGPIHGQNSNPGFFQIHMVNGVSGLDLNGDGEGGGMEEDDHNDEEEEEERAREREASISRAFREDESRRSAPLTPENAARIVDAMRGVSFQGIPPDWVNRVPEDQWVNQLRGLRGEATPQN; from the exons ATGGCTGCTTCGCTAGGCGATCTCCTCCACG AGAATGGCTCGGCCGCGGACTCCGACGCGGATTCCGACGTCGCCGGCCCCGACGGCTACTATCGCCCGATCTCCGCCTATGATGACCGCTCCGCCTccgactccgatgatgatggAGGAGGTTTCGGAGTCTCTTTCCCCGTTCGTTCCAACGGCGGCAGCGGTCCGATCCACGGCCAGAACTCTAACCCTGGCTTCTTCCAGATCCATATGGTGAACGGTGTTTCGGGATTGGATCTGAATGGAGATGGCGAAGGTGGAGGAATGGAAGAGGACGACCACAACgacgaggaagaggaggaggaaagggcgagggagagggaggcgtcGATCTCGAGGGCTTTTAGGGAGGACGAGAGCCGGAGGAGCGCGCCTCTGACGCCAGAGAACGCCGCGAGGATCGTAGACGCGATGAGGGGGGTCTCGTTCCAAGGGATCCCTCCGGATTGGGTGAATCGAGTACCAGAAGACCAGTGGGTGAATCAGCTCAGGGGACTTAGAGGCGAGGCCACTCCCCAGAACTAA
- the LOC103720209 gene encoding mitoferrin-like produces the protein MADASPKFRPPDLLPPAPAGELSVSHDGLDFWQFMVAGSVAGVVEHTAMFPVDTLKTRMQAGSPPCQPPVGLRQALRSVLRLEGPLGLYRGLGAMGLGAGPAHAVYFSVYEISKEFLSQGNPNNSVAHASSGVLATVASDAVFTPMDTVKQRLQLKSSPYKGVADCVGKVLREEGFGAFYASYRTTVLMNAPYTAVHFATYEAVKRGLTEVSPDSANDERLVVHATAGAAAGALAAAVTTPLDVVKTQLQCQGVCGCDRFSSSSIREVVRTIVRRDGYVGLLRGWKPRMLFHAPAAAICWSTYEASKSFFQGFNDRKRLS, from the exons ATGGCCGACGCGTCCCCAAAGTTCAGGCCCCCGGACCTCCTGCCCCCTGCGCCCGCCGGCGAGCTCAGCGTCTCCCATGACGGCCTCGACTTCTGGCAGTTCATGGTCGCCGGCTCCGTCGCCGGCGTCGTCGAGCACACCGCCATGTTCCCCGTTGACACCCTCAAGACACGGATGCAGGCCGGCTCCCCGCCCTGCCAACCTCCTGTCGGCCTCCGCCAGGCCCTCCGCTCTGTCCTCCGCCTTGAGGGCCCCCTCGGCCTCTATCGCGGCCTCGGCGCCATGGGTCTCGGCGCCGGCCCCGCCCACGCTGTCTACTTCTCCGTCTACGAGATCTCAAAAGAGTTCCTTTCCCAGGGGAACCCCAACAACTCGGTCGCCCATGCCTCGTCGGGGGTTCTTGCTACTGTAGCCAGTGATGCGGTGTTCACTCCCATGGACACGGTGAAGCAGAGGCTGCAGCTCAAGAGCAGTCCATACAAGGGGGTCGCCGACTGCGTCGGGAAGGTACTGAGGGAGGAGGGATTCGGGGCTTTCTACGCATCGTACCGGACCACGGTGCTGATGAACGCCCCCTATACGGCGGTCCACTTCGCGACCTATGAGGCGGTAAAGAGGGGGCTGACGGAGGTTTCGCCTGACAGTGCCAATGATGAGAGGCTTGTCGTGCATGCCACGGCTGGGGCCGCTGCTGGAGCCTTGGCGGCGGCAGTTACCACTCCTCTCGATGTGGTCAAAACCCAGTTGCAGTGCCAG GGTGTTTGTGGTTGTGACAGATTCTCTAGCAGCTCTATACGAGAGGTTGTACGAACCATAGTAAGGCGCGATGGGTATGTTGGGCTCCTGAGGGGATGGAAGCCGAGGATGCTTTTCCACGCTCCGGCGGCTGCTATTTGCTGGTCTACATATGAAGCATCAAAGTCCTTTTTTCAAGGGTTCAATGACCGAAAGAGGCTTTCCTGA
- the LOC113463593 gene encoding protein EMB-1-like, whose translation MATQQERAGPDASARQGEIVIPGGVCGKSLESQEHLAEGRSFGGQTWREQLGAEGRKGKFSTMDESRGERAAIEGINIHESECRS comes from the coding sequence ATGGCAACTCAGCAGGAGAGGGCTGGGCCCGATGCCAGTGCGAGGCAAGGAGAGATTGTGATCCCTGGTGGAGTCTGTGGCAAGAGCCTTGAGTCCCAAGAGCATCTGGCTGAAGGTCGTAGCTTTGGAGGGCAAACATGGAGGGAGCAGCTGGGGGCAGAGGGCCGCAAGGGCAAGTTCAGCACCATGGATGAGTCCCGAGGGGAGCGTGCTGCCATTGAAGGGATCAATATCCATGAGTCCGAGTGTAGGTCGTAG
- the LOC103720211 gene encoding uncharacterized protein At5g01610-like: protein MDEILNKVGGYWLNKRASKEISSVGDDINSLSSSIEGGAKWLVNKLKGKMQKSLPDLLQEYDLPIGLFPRDATNYEFNEETRKLTVFIPSVCEVGYRDSSVLRFFTSVTGYLENGKLADIEGMKTKVLIWAKVTCVTTEGSKVHFTTGVKKTRSRGAYEVLRDGISIDKF from the exons atggatGAGATACTGAACAAGGTGGGGGGCTACTGGTTGAACAAGAGAGCCAGCAAGGAGATCTCCTCCGTTGGTGATGACATCAAC TCACTTTCTAGCAGCATTGAAGGAGGAGCAAAGTGGTTGGTCAATAAACTCAAAG GAAAGATGCAGAAATCCCTGCCTGATCTTCTGCAGGAGTATGATTTGCCAATAGGCCTCTTCCCTCGGGATGCCACCAACTATGAGTTCAATGAAGAGACACGGAAGCTCACTGTGTTTATACCTTCTGTATGTGAGGTTGGTTACAGGGACTCCTCTGTCTTGCGTTTTTTCACCAGTGTGACTGGGTATCTAGAGAACGGAAAACTAGCAGATATCGAGGGAATGAAGACCAAAGTTCTGATTTGGGCAAAAGTGACTTGTGTCACAACTGAGGGATCGAAGGTCCATTTTACCACTGGGGTGAAGAAAACCAGGAGCAGAGGTGCATACGAAGTCCTCAGAGATGGGATCAGCATAGACAAGTTTTAG